The Porphyrobacter sp. HT-58-2 genome has a window encoding:
- a CDS encoding c-type cytochrome, with amino-acid sequence MTQDNSSQDNAAGQTGGGDLFNTAAGWVLFAAGLGLGLSILSGKYFHGNDPQRPEQLGYVIEGVAEDAAGPAEVSIAEVLNSTPVEELIAAGEKAYSKCQSCHTIDAGGANGIGPNLAGVMGGPVAAKAGFAYSAELKALGGNWDWDRMDAWLKNPKGYVAGTKMSFAGLSKVEERAALAAYLNSKGGNVPLPAFTAAAAPAEGEAAEAEAEGVAAAEAGTDPAAATE; translated from the coding sequence ATGACACAGGACAATTCTTCGCAGGATAACGCCGCAGGCCAGACCGGTGGTGGCGATTTGTTCAACACCGCTGCCGGCTGGGTGCTGTTCGCGGCTGGCCTCGGGCTGGGTCTGTCGATCCTCTCGGGCAAGTATTTCCACGGCAATGATCCCCAGCGTCCCGAACAGCTGGGCTACGTGATCGAAGGCGTTGCCGAGGATGCGGCCGGCCCGGCAGAGGTGTCGATTGCCGAGGTGCTGAACTCGACTCCTGTCGAAGAACTGATCGCGGCAGGCGAAAAGGCCTATTCCAAGTGCCAGAGCTGCCACACCATCGACGCAGGCGGTGCCAATGGCATTGGCCCCAATCTCGCTGGCGTGATGGGCGGCCCGGTCGCGGCCAAGGCCGGCTTTGCCTATAGTGCCGAACTCAAGGCGCTCGGCGGCAATTGGGACTGGGATCGGATGGACGCCTGGCTCAAGAACCCCAAGGGTTATGTCGCCGGCACCAAGATGAGCTTTGCCGGCCTCTCCAAGGTCGAGGAGCGCGCGGCGCTGGCGGCTTACCTCAACTCCAAGGGCGGCAACGTGCCGCTCCCGGCCTTTACCGCGGCTGCGGCTCCGGCCGAAGGCGAGGCTGCCGAGGCTGAGGCAGAAGGTGTTGCCGCTGCCGAAGCTGGCACTGATCCGGCGGCTGCCACCGAGTAA
- a CDS encoding RlmE family RNA methyltransferase, with translation MTRGVKAPGKRVKTARGRTASQVRWLERQLNDPYVRQAKADGYRSRAAYKLIELDEKFALLKGATRVVDLGIAPGGWTQVVRAKKPKAEVVGIDLLPVEPIEGVTIFQMDFMADEAPEALAEALGGPPDLVLSDMAANTVGHKQTDHLRTMGLVEAAAWFAVENLAPGGAFVAKVLAGGTDADLLALLKKHFTTVKHAKPPASRKGSSEWYVIAQGFKGAA, from the coding sequence ATGACCCGCGGCGTCAAGGCACCGGGCAAGCGGGTCAAGACCGCACGTGGGCGTACGGCTTCGCAGGTGCGCTGGCTCGAACGTCAGCTCAACGATCCCTACGTCCGTCAGGCCAAGGCCGACGGCTATCGCAGCCGCGCGGCTTACAAGCTGATCGAACTCGACGAGAAATTCGCGCTCCTCAAGGGTGCGACCCGCGTGGTCGATCTCGGGATCGCGCCGGGCGGCTGGACACAGGTGGTGCGCGCCAAGAAGCCCAAGGCAGAGGTGGTGGGGATTGATCTGCTTCCGGTTGAGCCGATCGAAGGCGTGACGATATTCCAGATGGATTTCATGGCGGACGAAGCGCCGGAAGCGCTGGCCGAGGCCCTCGGAGGGCCGCCTGATCTGGTGCTTTCGGACATGGCAGCCAACACGGTTGGCCACAAGCAGACCGATCACCTGCGCACCATGGGCCTGGTCGAGGCCGCGGCGTGGTTCGCGGTCGAAAACCTTGCGCCCGGCGGTGCCTTCGTGGCCAAGGTGCTGGCGGGCGGCACCGATGCCGATCTGCTCGCCCTGCTGAAAAAGCACTTTACGACCGTCAAGCACGCCAAACCTCCGGCAAGCCGCAAGGGCTCGTCGGAGTGGTATGTCATCGCGCAGGGTTTCAAAGGGGCGGCATAG
- a CDS encoding Ppx/GppA phosphatase family protein — protein MAETLPPDKNRTAGNNRGGKSGKIADFRYQRPPQPDIRPGNGRSKAAGGEARRHLRGTDPHGGRTEPDLADIGTFKPTSHGEAYAALDLGTNNCRLLIARPSGRDFTVIDAFSRVVKLGEGLATSGRLSDAAMNRTLGALMICADKLQRRNVRLARSVATEACRRAENGPEFIERVRRETGIALDIISAEEEARLAVLGCHILLESGEGPAVIFDIGGGSTELVLVEADETNRVPRILDWQSVPWGVVSLTDTVGRGEDSEAARISRFARMREMVAESFAPFASRVAQAARHPDIRLLGTSGTVTTLASLYLELPSYDRKAVDGLIVPAAEMRDISARLSVMTPYERATLPCIGQDRADLVVAGCAILEAILDLWPARRLGVADRGIREGILRSIMAAERQSERSLKALNRQRGRR, from the coding sequence ATGGCGGAAACACTCCCGCCGGACAAGAACAGAACTGCTGGGAACAACCGGGGCGGCAAGTCCGGCAAGATAGCCGATTTTCGCTATCAACGCCCCCCTCAGCCCGATATCAGACCCGGCAACGGCCGGAGCAAGGCCGCAGGCGGCGAAGCGCGTCGCCATCTTCGTGGTACTGATCCGCATGGTGGTCGGACGGAACCCGACCTCGCCGACATCGGGACTTTCAAGCCAACCAGCCACGGTGAAGCCTATGCTGCGCTCGATCTCGGCACGAATAATTGCCGCCTGCTGATCGCCCGGCCATCCGGACGGGATTTCACCGTGATTGATGCCTTCAGCCGGGTGGTCAAACTGGGCGAGGGGCTGGCGACAAGCGGCCGTTTATCCGATGCCGCGATGAACCGGACACTTGGCGCATTGATGATCTGCGCCGACAAGCTCCAGCGGCGCAATGTCCGGCTCGCCCGCTCGGTCGCGACCGAAGCCTGCCGCCGCGCCGAGAACGGCCCGGAGTTCATCGAGCGCGTGCGCCGCGAAACCGGCATCGCGCTCGACATCATCAGCGCCGAGGAAGAAGCCCGCCTTGCCGTGCTGGGGTGCCACATCCTGCTCGAATCCGGCGAAGGCCCGGCGGTCATCTTCGACATCGGCGGCGGGTCGACCGAACTGGTGCTTGTCGAAGCGGACGAAACCAATCGTGTGCCGCGCATCCTCGACTGGCAGAGCGTGCCTTGGGGTGTGGTCTCTCTGACCGACACGGTTGGCCGCGGCGAAGACAGCGAGGCAGCGCGCATCAGCCGATTCGCGCGCATGCGCGAGATGGTGGCGGAAAGCTTTGCCCCCTTCGCCTCCCGCGTGGCCCAGGCAGCGCGGCACCCCGACATCCGACTGCTTGGCACGAGCGGCACGGTAACGACCCTCGCCAGCCTCTATCTCGAACTGCCGAGCTATGACCGCAAGGCCGTCGACGGACTGATCGTCCCGGCGGCGGAGATGCGCGACATCAGCGCGCGGCTGTCGGTGATGACGCCCTACGAGCGCGCGACCTTGCCCTGTATCGGGCAGGACCGCGCCGATCTGGTGGTGGCCGGTTGCGCTATTCTCGAAGCGATCCTCGACCTGTGGCCCGCCCGGCGTCTGGGCGTGGCGGATCGCGGTATCCGCGAAGGCATCCTCAGGAGCATCATGGCCGCAGAACGTCAGTCGGAACGCTCGCTCAAGGCGCTCAACCGCCAGCGCGGTCGGCGATGA
- a CDS encoding TonB-dependent receptor, with product MKVDYTLDGFVGGPLSGDTLEGSVAFKVSREDSQFPNPLSAIGEPGDIRELFLQGRLNWQPNDALTLRATGYIIDVNAPGIFEEEYLPNDRDLYDASYGPFNGGRTIGRFELLQESPKRTDERDYVFGLAATYELASGRIDAAVSYAREEEDSRGNDLDFTALPTAAGASIFEQDVWNAEVRYTSPASERFEYLFGGSVYFEREELLIGTLVGSGTLADYAYAPPQSRNSRDFAIFGSATFGLGIEGLSLTTGLRYDNAYRKTDQVAGTLNFGPLGDAVFQELSFDDTFEAFLPRFALTYRPTDQWTVFAGAARGYILGGFNLTIAQEAVADDVVRYGSESVWSYEIGVKHSFADGRGYINGAAFLIEADNWQEIRTITNEQGQVQSSAFIASDAAIESKGFEVELAYNLLENLTLNASIGYTDADYTRLFIDSQTNLAGNLVKLVPEYDANLALRYAHSTGFFIRSEISALGRTALDERNRFSRDPVQVLGIQAGYEADGWSIRAFAENLTDERYQSGAGFDNFAFGFDGNFYSVYDTPRVIGLETKVRF from the coding sequence TTGAAGGTCGATTATACGCTCGATGGCTTTGTTGGCGGGCCGCTTTCGGGCGATACATTAGAAGGTTCGGTTGCCTTCAAGGTTTCACGGGAGGATAGCCAGTTCCCGAATCCCTTGTCCGCGATCGGTGAACCAGGCGATATTCGAGAACTGTTTCTGCAAGGTCGGCTCAACTGGCAGCCAAATGATGCGCTCACCCTTCGCGCGACAGGCTACATCATTGATGTCAATGCGCCCGGGATCTTCGAGGAAGAATATCTGCCCAACGATCGTGACCTCTATGACGCGAGCTATGGTCCGTTCAATGGCGGTCGGACAATCGGCAGGTTCGAGCTGTTGCAGGAATCTCCCAAGCGCACTGATGAACGCGACTATGTGTTTGGATTGGCGGCCACATACGAGCTTGCAAGCGGGCGGATCGATGCGGCGGTTTCGTATGCTCGTGAAGAAGAGGATTCGCGTGGGAACGACCTGGACTTCACCGCCCTTCCGACCGCAGCCGGTGCGAGCATTTTCGAACAGGATGTCTGGAACGCCGAGGTCCGGTACACGTCGCCGGCCAGCGAACGATTCGAGTATCTTTTCGGTGGATCGGTTTACTTCGAGCGGGAAGAACTGCTGATCGGCACTCTGGTCGGGTCCGGCACCTTGGCGGATTACGCCTACGCACCTCCTCAGAGCAGAAATTCGCGCGATTTTGCGATCTTCGGCTCGGCGACATTTGGCCTTGGCATAGAAGGTTTGAGCCTGACGACGGGTCTGCGCTACGATAATGCCTATCGGAAAACGGATCAGGTCGCTGGGACCCTGAATTTTGGTCCGCTTGGGGACGCGGTCTTTCAGGAACTCTCGTTCGACGACACCTTCGAAGCTTTTCTCCCTCGATTTGCTTTGACTTACCGGCCGACGGATCAGTGGACAGTTTTTGCCGGTGCCGCGCGCGGGTATATCCTGGGAGGGTTCAACCTCACTATCGCGCAGGAAGCCGTGGCTGATGATGTTGTTCGCTACGGCAGCGAGAGCGTGTGGAGCTACGAGATCGGCGTGAAGCACAGTTTTGCCGATGGGCGTGGCTATATCAACGGCGCGGCCTTCCTCATCGAAGCTGATAATTGGCAGGAAATCAGAACTATCACCAATGAGCAAGGGCAAGTGCAATCATCCGCCTTTATCGCGTCCGACGCCGCGATTGAAAGCAAGGGGTTCGAGGTCGAACTGGCTTACAATCTTCTTGAGAACCTGACCTTGAACGCGAGCATTGGTTACACTGATGCTGACTACACTCGATTGTTCATTGATTCCCAAACAAATCTCGCTGGAAACTTGGTCAAGTTAGTTCCGGAATATGACGCAAATCTGGCTTTACGATACGCGCATTCAACAGGTTTTTTCATTCGTAGTGAGATCAGTGCGCTGGGTAGAACAGCGCTCGACGAAAGAAACCGCTTCTCCCGCGATCCAGTCCAAGTACTGGGAATCCAAGCTGGCTATGAAGCCGATGGATGGTCAATCCGTGCGTTTGCTGAAAATCTGACCGACGAGCGATATCAAAGCGGGGCCGGCTTCGATAACTTCGCGTTCGGCTTCGATGGCAATTTCTACTCGGTATATGACACGCCGCGGGTAATCGGCCTAGAAACCAAGGTGAGGTTCTAG
- a CDS encoding DUF2946 family protein yields MSSLRALTHSYARLSLVLVVLALAVKALVPAGYMISSTGERFLTVTICADASGTPKQMRIAIPDKNEKGGDHSEAGDKSQPCAFSGLGHAALGGVDPLLLAAALAFVLLVGLAPLRAPPARDIPFLRPPLRGPPSLSV; encoded by the coding sequence ATGTCCAGCCTTCGCGCCTTGACCCACAGTTATGCCCGGCTCTCGCTGGTGCTCGTGGTGCTTGCCCTGGCGGTAAAGGCGCTGGTGCCAGCAGGCTACATGATCTCGTCCACTGGCGAGCGATTTCTGACGGTGACGATCTGCGCCGATGCCAGCGGCACGCCGAAGCAGATGCGGATTGCCATTCCGGACAAGAATGAAAAAGGCGGCGACCATTCCGAGGCGGGAGACAAGTCTCAGCCTTGCGCCTTTTCGGGGCTTGGCCATGCCGCGCTCGGCGGGGTTGATCCGCTTTTGCTGGCCGCTGCACTGGCGTTCGTCCTGCTGGTCGGGCTCGCGCCGCTCCGGGCGCCGCCTGCCCGCGACATTCCTTTCCTGCGCCCGCCGCTGCGCGGGCCGCCTTCCCTTTCCGTCTGA
- a CDS encoding TonB-dependent receptor family protein, producing MQINLIKRALLGATMLAATTGAFTAPLQAQGIGQRQDEIIVTASLQGTPTAPTPDAARKELERVPGATGLVEDEGFADIFAQSIGDVLELTPGVFADTSAQRESRISIRGSGLNSSFERRGLTVLRDGVPISRASGATEFQEVDPLTIRYMEVFKGANGLRYGAASLGGAVNIVSPTGRTARAPIALRAEGGSFSTFRGNASLSGKSGDVDYWGGITGLTSDGYREHSEVRSLYGHGNLGWRVSDNIETRFYVTALSDNFELAGSLRLADALANPRAAGRPVTAGPFFPGGPVTVLDPGPVADDWDRNLDVYRVSNLTVIELGSADLEFGAWYARRNLDHAITRFAGIIVQGEDEVGVSTRLSGSLPFLADQSRWQVGAIYAFSSNDAKTFANESGARGALRTRSDQDSDTLTIFGQADLGLTDAVTLIAGGQYARATRDVTAILNAVTGRGEYDQFNPRVGLLVDAAEDIQFFGNVSRSFEAPSLADLTSGGAFPFAPLDPQRATVFEVGTRGQAGIVSWDIALYRAELENEFLDLAVPGARGLITVTTNGDRTIHQGLEFGLDVRPFKAALEKNGQALRLSAAYTFNDFTFDDDVVYGDNQLAGVPRHVLIAEARFDQVDKFYLSTTMRWIPDGPWADYSNTERAPGYETVQITAGVTLTDGIELFGSVENLFDTVFISNVTTNANQRLTNEAIYTPGQGRAVFGGLRARF from the coding sequence ATGCAAATCAACCTTATTAAGCGCGCTTTGTTGGGCGCGACCATGCTTGCCGCAACGACTGGCGCTTTCACCGCCCCGCTTCAGGCGCAGGGTATCGGCCAGCGGCAGGACGAGATCATCGTCACCGCCAGCCTTCAGGGCACGCCGACCGCGCCCACCCCTGACGCCGCCCGCAAGGAGCTCGAGCGCGTCCCCGGTGCAACCGGCCTCGTCGAGGACGAAGGCTTTGCCGATATCTTTGCCCAATCAATCGGTGATGTGCTGGAGCTGACCCCCGGCGTCTTTGCCGATACCAGCGCACAGCGCGAGAGCCGCATCTCGATCCGCGGATCGGGCCTCAATTCGAGCTTCGAGCGCCGCGGCCTCACCGTCCTGCGTGATGGGGTGCCGATCAGCCGGGCTTCGGGCGCGACCGAGTTCCAGGAGGTCGATCCGCTCACCATTCGCTACATGGAGGTGTTCAAGGGTGCCAATGGCCTGCGCTATGGGGCGGCATCGCTGGGCGGGGCGGTCAATATCGTCAGCCCGACGGGCCGCACCGCCCGCGCGCCGATTGCCCTGCGCGCCGAGGGTGGAAGCTTCTCCACCTTCCGCGGCAATGCTTCGCTGTCCGGCAAGAGCGGCGATGTCGACTATTGGGGCGGGATTACCGGCCTCACCAGCGACGGCTATCGCGAGCACAGCGAGGTGCGCAGCCTCTATGGCCACGGCAACCTCGGTTGGCGGGTGTCCGACAACATAGAGACGCGCTTCTACGTTACCGCGCTATCAGACAATTTCGAGTTGGCGGGTTCGCTTCGCCTTGCCGACGCGCTCGCCAATCCGCGCGCGGCGGGCCGGCCGGTGACGGCGGGGCCGTTCTTCCCCGGCGGGCCGGTGACCGTGCTCGATCCCGGCCCGGTGGCGGACGATTGGGACCGCAATCTCGATGTTTACCGCGTGTCGAACCTCACCGTGATCGAACTCGGCTCGGCCGATCTCGAGTTCGGCGCATGGTATGCCCGCCGCAATCTCGACCACGCGATCACCCGCTTTGCCGGGATCATCGTGCAGGGCGAGGACGAGGTCGGCGTCTCCACCCGCCTCTCAGGCAGCCTCCCGTTCCTCGCCGATCAGAGCCGCTGGCAGGTGGGGGCGATCTACGCCTTTTCGAGCAATGACGCGAAGACCTTCGCCAATGAATCGGGCGCGCGGGGGGCATTGCGGACGCGGTCCGATCAGGATTCGGACACGCTGACGATCTTCGGACAGGCCGATCTCGGCCTGACCGATGCCGTCACGCTGATTGCCGGCGGGCAATATGCCCGCGCCACCCGCGACGTGACCGCGATCCTCAATGCGGTGACGGGCCGGGGCGAGTATGACCAGTTCAACCCACGCGTCGGCCTGCTGGTGGATGCCGCCGAGGACATCCAGTTCTTCGGCAACGTCAGCCGCAGCTTCGAAGCGCCTAGCCTTGCCGACCTCACCAGCGGCGGGGCCTTCCCTTTCGCTCCGCTCGATCCCCAGCGCGCCACCGTGTTCGAAGTGGGCACGCGCGGGCAGGCGGGGATCGTCTCGTGGGACATCGCGCTTTACCGGGCGGAGCTGGAGAACGAGTTCCTCGACCTTGCCGTGCCGGGCGCGCGTGGGCTGATTACCGTTACCACCAATGGCGACCGCACGATCCATCAGGGCCTCGAGTTCGGACTCGATGTGCGGCCCTTCAAGGCGGCGCTGGAGAAGAACGGTCAGGCCCTGCGGCTGAGCGCGGCCTACACCTTCAACGACTTCACCTTCGATGACGACGTGGTCTATGGCGACAACCAGCTTGCCGGGGTGCCGCGCCATGTGCTGATCGCCGAAGCGCGGTTCGACCAGGTGGACAAGTTTTATCTCTCAACCACCATGCGTTGGATCCCCGATGGCCCGTGGGCGGACTATTCCAACACCGAGCGCGCACCGGGTTATGAGACTGTCCAGATCACCGCCGGGGTGACGCTGACCGATGGCATCGAGCTGTTCGGGTCGGTCGAGAACCTGTTCGATACGGTGTTCATCTCCAACGTCACCACCAACGCCAACCAGCGCCTCACCAACGAGGCGATCTACACCCCCGGGCAAGGGCGCGCCGTCTTCGGCGGCCTGCGTGCGCGGTTCTGA
- a CDS encoding PepSY domain-containing protein — MSVKTKTARWSYSKHQWLGLIGGISLLVWGLSGLTHIAMVLFGPQQATFMPPTSSVALEGARPIAETLAKEGIAEAVAVKTVPAPGGGVLWQVTPAADGARRYFRPADGGEVTDGDRAQAEFLARHYLATDRGIRSARLQTEFDADYPWVNRLLPVWKLEFAGDDGLTAYVHTETSSLAAVNNTTKTRLQSVFRALHTWEWVPPGMDWLRVVVIALMVGSLLALGLTGVAMLVTVRRKKRLPGARGWHRIAGYVLALPLIMFSASGIYHLIQSALVPPGSQLKMGQPVNVASGKWPVETDWALIAKGRDIASVALVEGAERQPLYRIGLAPPKDAMGGGEHDHGAGKPSPAHGMAGHDHAAMMAAQAKTPTTDAEIREARFAGIKPDGPAIYLNAATGAVEASGDTDLALAIARRFTGAPDSAVTGVELVTRFSHEYDFRNKRLPVWRVDYGAPVNASLFVDTGAGVLVDRVADGEKPERLVFSFIHKWNFLFPVGRLAQNVIVGVFAIALIGFMAVLGLRMDLIRRLRSRRHSQRRDEGVSAM; from the coding sequence ATGAGCGTCAAGACGAAGACGGCACGCTGGTCATACTCCAAGCACCAGTGGTTGGGGTTGATCGGCGGAATCAGTCTGTTGGTGTGGGGCCTCTCCGGCCTCACCCATATCGCGATGGTGCTGTTCGGCCCGCAGCAGGCGACGTTCATGCCGCCTACTTCAAGCGTGGCGCTCGAAGGGGCGCGGCCGATTGCCGAAACTCTCGCGAAAGAAGGGATTGCCGAAGCGGTGGCGGTGAAAACCGTCCCCGCTCCGGGCGGCGGGGTGCTGTGGCAGGTCACTCCGGCTGCGGATGGCGCGCGGCGCTATTTCCGTCCCGCCGATGGTGGCGAAGTCACAGACGGTGACCGGGCGCAGGCCGAATTCCTCGCCCGCCACTACCTCGCGACTGATCGGGGGATAAGATCGGCGCGGCTCCAGACCGAATTCGACGCCGACTACCCGTGGGTCAACCGCCTGCTGCCGGTCTGGAAGCTGGAATTCGCAGGCGACGACGGCCTTACCGCCTATGTCCACACCGAAACCTCGAGCCTCGCGGCGGTGAACAACACCACCAAGACCCGCCTGCAATCGGTGTTCCGGGCGCTCCACACCTGGGAATGGGTGCCGCCGGGGATGGACTGGCTGAGGGTGGTGGTGATTGCCCTGATGGTCGGGAGCTTGCTGGCCCTCGGCCTGACCGGCGTTGCCATGCTGGTGACCGTGCGGCGCAAAAAGCGCTTGCCGGGCGCGCGCGGGTGGCACCGGATCGCGGGCTATGTGCTGGCGCTGCCGCTGATCATGTTCTCGGCCTCGGGGATCTACCATCTGATCCAGTCGGCACTGGTGCCACCGGGGAGCCAGCTCAAGATGGGCCAGCCGGTCAATGTCGCGAGCGGCAAGTGGCCGGTCGAGACCGACTGGGCGCTGATCGCCAAGGGGCGCGATATCGCCTCGGTCGCGCTGGTCGAAGGGGCTGAGCGCCAACCGCTCTACCGCATCGGTCTGGCTCCCCCGAAAGATGCCATGGGCGGCGGCGAACATGATCACGGCGCTGGCAAGCCTTCCCCCGCGCACGGCATGGCCGGCCACGATCACGCGGCGATGATGGCGGCGCAGGCAAAGACGCCCACCACCGATGCCGAAATCCGCGAGGCGCGCTTCGCCGGTATCAAGCCCGATGGTCCGGCGATCTATCTCAATGCCGCAACCGGTGCGGTGGAGGCATCAGGCGATACGGATCTCGCCCTTGCCATCGCCCGCCGCTTTACCGGCGCGCCCGACAGCGCGGTGACAGGGGTGGAGCTGGTGACCCGCTTCAGCCACGAATACGACTTCAGGAACAAGCGCCTTCCGGTGTGGCGGGTCGATTACGGTGCGCCAGTCAATGCCAGCTTGTTCGTCGACACTGGCGCGGGCGTGCTGGTCGACCGGGTGGCGGACGGGGAGAAGCCCGAACGCCTCGTATTCAGCTTCATCCACAAGTGGAACTTCCTGTTCCCGGTCGGACGCCTCGCGCAGAACGTGATCGTGGGCGTGTTCGCCATTGCCCTCATCGGGTTCATGGCGGTGTTGGGGCTCAGGATGGACCTGATCCGTCGCCTCCGGTCACGGCGTCACAGCCAGAGGCGGGACGAAGGCGTCAGCGCAATGTAA
- a CDS encoding tyrosine-type recombinase/integrase, with translation METSENVTTATQRPAWNAGRSVGAKRALKPKQIWQIRFYLNERRRLRDRALFDLAIDSKLRGCDLVRMKIGDIVSGGQIRTRAIVMQQKTSRPVQVELLPDARTSLLAWLERRGGTVDDYVFPSRVDRNGHLSTRQYARLVDEWVTGIGLMRSEYGTHSLRRTKASIIYRATGNLRAVQILLGHSKIENTVRYLGIDIEDALALAENTEI, from the coding sequence ATGGAGACGTCTGAAAATGTAACGACCGCCACCCAGCGGCCCGCCTGGAATGCGGGGAGGAGTGTTGGAGCGAAGCGCGCACTAAAGCCGAAGCAGATTTGGCAGATCCGATTTTATCTCAACGAACGCCGCCGCTTGCGTGATCGAGCACTGTTTGACCTTGCCATCGACAGCAAACTGCGCGGCTGCGACCTGGTTCGAATGAAGATCGGCGATATCGTGAGTGGCGGGCAAATCCGAACGCGCGCGATTGTCATGCAACAGAAGACAAGCCGTCCTGTTCAGGTTGAGTTGCTGCCAGATGCCCGGACCAGTCTTTTGGCGTGGCTTGAGCGCCGAGGTGGGACAGTGGACGATTATGTCTTTCCAAGCCGTGTTGATCGCAACGGGCACCTCAGCACCCGGCAATATGCCCGGCTTGTCGATGAATGGGTGACCGGGATCGGCTTGATGCGAAGCGAATATGGCACCCACTCCCTTCGGCGAACCAAGGCTTCAATCATCTACAGGGCGACCGGCAATCTACGTGCTGTTCAGATCCTTCTCGGCCACAGCAAGATCGAGAATACGGTGCGTTATCTCGGGATCGACATCGAAGACGCGCTCGCACTCGCTGAAAACACCGAGATATGA